A section of the Petrimonas sulfuriphila genome encodes:
- the acs gene encoding acetate--CoA ligase produces the protein MSSYSIKSLEHYFKVYRQSVRKPKKFWSKIAENNFTWYRKWDKVVEYDMERAEFTWFKNAKLNITKNCIDRHLANKGDQSAIIFEPNDPNEPAQHFTYSQLYAEVSKMANVLRAQGVEKGDRVCIYLPMIPELAFSVLACARIGAIHSVVFAGFSANALATRINDSTCKLLITADGGYRGSKTIDLKRIVDEALHKSPTVEKVLVVKRTHQEIEMREGRDLWLQPLLDEAPPTSRAEMMDAEDPLFILYTSGSTGKPKGMVHTTAGYMVYTAYTFKNIFQYNEGDVYWCTADIGWVTGHSYIIYGPLLNGATTVIYEGTPSYPTHSRFWEVVQKHRVNQFYTAPTAIRSLAREKIEYIQEFRLDSLKVIGSVGEPINEEAWHWYNDHVGNKRCPLVDTWWQTETGGILISPIPFVTPTKPTYASLPFPGIQPVLMDELRNEIERNQQIGHLCIRYPWPGMARTIWGDHQRFIDTYFTAFPGKYFSGDGALRDEVGYYRITGRVDDVIIVSGHNLGTAPIEDAINEHQTVAESAIVGFPHEIKGNALYGFVVLKETGLWRDRQNLMKEINQLISDQIGPIAKLDKIQFVSGLPKTRSGKIMRRILRKIAVGESDFGDITTLINPEIVEEIKKGRT, from the coding sequence ATGAGTAGTTATTCCATCAAATCCTTAGAACACTATTTTAAGGTGTATCGGCAGTCGGTCCGTAAACCGAAGAAATTCTGGAGTAAGATAGCAGAGAACAATTTCACCTGGTACCGGAAATGGGATAAAGTGGTGGAGTATGACATGGAGAGAGCGGAATTCACCTGGTTTAAGAATGCCAAGCTCAACATTACCAAGAATTGCATCGATCGGCACTTGGCTAACAAAGGGGATCAGTCTGCCATCATCTTCGAGCCCAATGACCCCAACGAACCGGCCCAACATTTTACCTACAGCCAGCTCTATGCTGAGGTGTCCAAGATGGCCAATGTGCTTAGAGCCCAAGGGGTGGAGAAGGGCGATCGAGTATGCATCTACCTTCCCATGATCCCTGAACTGGCATTCAGTGTACTGGCCTGTGCACGTATCGGGGCAATACACTCCGTTGTTTTCGCCGGCTTTTCGGCCAACGCGCTCGCCACACGCATCAATGATTCTACCTGTAAGCTCCTGATCACGGCGGACGGAGGCTATCGCGGATCGAAGACCATAGACCTGAAACGGATCGTGGACGAAGCCCTCCATAAATCGCCTACCGTTGAGAAAGTGCTGGTGGTAAAGCGTACCCATCAGGAGATTGAAATGAGAGAGGGGCGGGATCTTTGGTTGCAGCCACTGCTGGACGAAGCGCCTCCTACCAGTAGGGCAGAGATGATGGACGCTGAAGATCCCCTGTTCATCCTGTATACTTCCGGATCTACCGGGAAGCCCAAGGGGATGGTGCATACTACGGCAGGTTACATGGTTTACACGGCGTACACATTCAAGAATATCTTTCAATACAATGAAGGCGACGTCTACTGGTGTACCGCCGATATCGGCTGGGTTACCGGGCATTCCTACATCATCTATGGCCCCTTGCTAAATGGGGCTACCACAGTTATTTACGAGGGAACCCCTTCCTATCCCACTCACAGTCGTTTCTGGGAGGTGGTACAGAAACACCGGGTGAACCAGTTTTATACCGCTCCAACAGCGATCCGCTCCCTGGCCAGGGAGAAAATTGAATACATTCAGGAGTTCAGACTGGACTCGCTCAAGGTGATCGGTTCGGTGGGGGAGCCGATCAACGAGGAGGCATGGCACTGGTACAACGATCATGTGGGCAACAAGCGCTGCCCGCTCGTGGATACCTGGTGGCAAACGGAAACCGGAGGGATCCTGATCTCACCCATCCCTTTCGTTACACCTACCAAGCCGACTTACGCTTCTCTTCCTTTTCCCGGAATTCAACCGGTCCTGATGGATGAGCTGCGAAACGAAATAGAACGGAACCAGCAGATCGGCCATCTCTGCATCCGCTATCCCTGGCCGGGCATGGCACGAACCATCTGGGGTGACCACCAGCGGTTCATCGATACCTACTTTACGGCGTTTCCCGGTAAATACTTCTCGGGCGATGGAGCGTTGCGTGATGAAGTGGGTTATTACCGCATCACCGGAAGGGTCGACGATGTGATCATCGTCTCGGGGCACAACCTGGGTACCGCACCCATCGAGGATGCGATCAACGAGCACCAGACAGTAGCCGAGAGCGCTATCGTGGGATTTCCGCATGAGATCAAAGGCAATGCATTGTACGGTTTCGTAGTGCTCAAAGAAACCGGGTTGTGGCGTGACCGGCAAAACCTTATGAAAGAGATCAATCAACTTATCTCCGACCAGATCGGCCCCATTGCTAAGCTGGATAAAATTCAGTTCGTAAGTGGATTACCAAAGACCCGTTCCGGAAAGATCATGCGTCGCATCCTGCGAAAAATAGCCGTGGGCGAATCAGATTTCGGCGATATCACTACATTGATCAACCCTGAAATTGTGGAAGAGATAAAAAAAGGGCGGACATAA
- a CDS encoding efflux RND transporter permease subunit yields the protein MKLPEIGVKRPVATVMLFVAIIMLGLVSLKMLPLDIMPEMEFPSITIITIYPGASANEVEEQVTKPLETILSAAEHLSEIKSTSKENVSFIQLSYSWGSDVTSAANNARDLIELTKTKLPQAAHQPIIYKINSSMMPVLAYAVNAGVNYNGIENIVEEDIATVLRKVDGVGTVVYLGQPEREIKVSVNPQRLSAYGLSATQISTMLKADNISVPAGNINMGVYDFSVRVPGKFETVEEIGNTVLKAFNGQVIRLKDVAKVEDTFMEKEAFARNRTGEGVALMIQKQSGSNTVAVVNAVRAKMAEIQKTLPSDIQVHEIISTDEVVTQSVNNLTSSIWYALVFVTLVVLMFLREWKSSLIIFITMPVSLISAFIAMYAMGYTINIFSLMALVIAIGMVVDNAIVVLENITQHIEKGSKPKQAAIFGALEMGMAIAASTATTLVVFLPMLFMGGIVGIMFKQLAILTSVCLIVSLFTALTLTPMLSSKLLKEAPRNGKKQHRSKFYAASEKVFTKIENGYKLLLGWVVFHKSLTIVIAFAVFVLTMIVGKNIGTDYIPDFDAGTVSVVFETEVGTSARQTDSISQQILQIMLEDIPEIANEAAVSIAGQTKTGALTTVGFKEGKNVGTVLCHLTPPDKRDRTAAEIAGAIRDRVESIPQIEKCRVQGGSALAAAVTGNKRPIEIIVSGNDFNQLNAVASDLQEKMQAEKAFTDVATTVDPGKLEVQVIVDKEKASQMALNTAMVGMQVRQNLYGAESGDFSEDGNDYGIVVQYAPEHRNEVNKLKEMQVSNLLGQQIPLSAIADIVESLGPLEIQRQSQQRYVKTTADLNGVSLGEATKTAQEIIDNTEIPDDVSVEIGGQVNDQKSSFGSLFLIFFLGIALVYMVMAAQFESMKDPFIILFAIPFTLVGVILAFFVTGITLSVTTFIGLIMLVGIVVNNGIVLVDYTNMLRKRNYPLRDAVMEAGRSRLRPVLMTSLTTILGMLPMAVSNGMGREMYAPLGITIIGGLLVSTLVTLLLVPAMYTSLYHRTLAKDRTTARLKKQRQAENKKSLE from the coding sequence ATGAAATTACCTGAAATAGGCGTAAAAAGGCCAGTGGCTACGGTGATGCTCTTTGTAGCCATCATTATGCTAGGGCTGGTATCGCTGAAAATGCTTCCTTTAGATATCATGCCCGAAATGGAGTTCCCCTCCATCACCATAATCACCATTTATCCGGGTGCCTCGGCAAACGAAGTGGAAGAACAGGTCACCAAACCGTTGGAAACGATATTATCGGCAGCCGAACATCTCAGCGAAATAAAATCGACATCAAAGGAGAATGTGTCGTTCATCCAACTCAGCTACAGTTGGGGCAGTGATGTAACTTCCGCAGCAAACAATGCCCGAGACCTCATCGAGTTGACGAAAACAAAATTGCCGCAAGCAGCACATCAACCCATCATTTACAAAATAAACTCCTCAATGATGCCTGTGCTCGCCTACGCCGTAAATGCAGGTGTTAATTACAACGGCATTGAAAATATTGTGGAAGAAGACATTGCCACAGTACTTCGTAAAGTGGATGGTGTCGGGACCGTGGTATACCTCGGACAACCCGAACGTGAAATAAAAGTGAGTGTGAATCCACAACGGTTATCGGCTTACGGTTTGTCGGCTACTCAGATCTCTACCATGCTCAAGGCAGATAACATCAGTGTGCCGGCCGGAAATATCAACATGGGCGTTTACGATTTCTCGGTACGTGTGCCGGGAAAATTCGAAACGGTCGAAGAGATCGGGAACACCGTACTGAAAGCATTCAACGGACAGGTAATCCGGCTGAAAGATGTGGCAAAAGTTGAAGACACCTTCATGGAAAAAGAGGCTTTTGCCCGCAACCGTACCGGTGAAGGCGTAGCATTGATGATACAGAAACAGTCCGGAAGCAACACGGTAGCCGTGGTGAATGCCGTAAGGGCCAAAATGGCAGAAATACAGAAAACGCTGCCATCCGATATTCAGGTACATGAAATAATCAGCACCGACGAAGTAGTTACCCAATCAGTCAATAACCTCACTTCTTCGATCTGGTATGCCCTGGTATTTGTCACATTGGTGGTATTGATGTTCCTGCGCGAATGGAAGTCGAGTCTGATAATTTTCATAACCATGCCTGTGTCGCTTATCAGTGCCTTTATCGCCATGTATGCCATGGGATACACCATTAATATCTTTTCGTTGATGGCGTTGGTAATTGCTATCGGTATGGTGGTGGACAATGCCATTGTGGTGTTGGAAAACATTACCCAACACATAGAAAAAGGTTCAAAGCCCAAACAGGCAGCCATTTTTGGTGCCCTGGAAATGGGAATGGCTATCGCCGCCTCTACCGCCACAACATTAGTAGTTTTCCTACCCATGCTTTTTATGGGTGGAATTGTGGGCATCATGTTCAAACAGTTGGCCATACTCACTTCGGTTTGTTTGATTGTTTCGTTGTTTACCGCTCTGACACTCACCCCGATGCTTTCTTCAAAATTGCTGAAGGAAGCACCCCGCAACGGTAAAAAACAACATCGTTCCAAATTTTATGCGGCCAGCGAAAAGGTATTCACTAAAATTGAAAACGGGTACAAGCTGTTGTTGGGCTGGGTTGTTTTCCACAAAAGCCTGACCATAGTCATTGCCTTTGCCGTCTTTGTTCTTACGATGATCGTCGGGAAAAACATAGGCACCGATTATATTCCCGACTTCGATGCCGGAACGGTCTCTGTTGTCTTTGAAACCGAAGTAGGAACCAGCGCCCGGCAAACCGACAGCATCAGTCAGCAAATCTTGCAAATCATGCTCGAAGATATCCCCGAAATAGCCAATGAAGCTGCTGTTTCCATTGCCGGGCAAACAAAAACGGGTGCCCTGACCACCGTAGGATTTAAAGAAGGGAAAAACGTAGGTACGGTACTTTGCCACCTTACCCCACCCGATAAGCGGGACCGCACGGCAGCCGAAATAGCCGGAGCCATCAGAGACAGGGTGGAAAGCATTCCTCAAATTGAAAAATGCCGCGTGCAGGGCGGTAGTGCATTGGCTGCTGCGGTTACGGGAAACAAACGCCCCATCGAGATTATTGTTTCGGGAAACGATTTTAACCAATTGAACGCCGTAGCATCGGACCTTCAGGAAAAGATGCAAGCCGAAAAAGCATTTACCGATGTGGCAACCACCGTTGATCCGGGGAAACTGGAAGTGCAGGTAATCGTAGACAAGGAAAAAGCATCGCAAATGGCCCTCAACACCGCTATGGTAGGCATGCAGGTAAGGCAAAACCTTTACGGAGCCGAATCGGGTGATTTCAGCGAAGACGGGAACGACTACGGTATCGTAGTGCAATATGCACCGGAACATCGGAATGAAGTGAACAAACTGAAAGAGATGCAGGTCTCCAACCTGTTGGGACAACAAATTCCGCTGTCCGCCATAGCCGACATAGTGGAAAGCCTGGGACCGTTGGAAATACAGCGTCAATCGCAGCAACGATATGTTAAAACCACTGCCGACCTTAACGGAGTCTCGCTGGGTGAAGCTACCAAGACTGCACAAGAGATCATCGACAATACGGAAATTCCCGATGACGTATCGGTTGAAATCGGAGGACAGGTAAACGACCAGAAATCATCGTTCGGCTCGCTCTTTTTGATTTTTTTCCTCGGCATTGCATTGGTTTATATGGTTATGGCAGCCCAATTCGAGTCGATGAAAGACCCTTTCATCATTCTGTTTGCCATTCCGTTTACATTGGTGGGAGTCATTCTGGCGTTCTTCGTAACGGGAATAACGCTGAGCGTTACCACGTTTATCGGGCTGATCATGCTTGTAGGTATTGTGGTGAACAACGGTATCGTTCTCGTGGACTACACCAACATGTTGCGAAAGCGTAATTATCCGCTCCGCGATGCCGTAATGGAAGCCGGACGTTCACGGTTGCGCCCCGTATTGATGACTTCACTGACAACCATCCTAGGCATGTTGCCTATGGCCGTAAGCAACGGCATGGGACGTGAAATGTATGCTCCCCTCGGAATCACCATCATAGGAGGATTGTTAGTATCCACCTTGGTTACGTTACTGCTGGTTCCGGCCATGTATACCTCGCTTTATCACCGCACACTGGCCAAAGACCGCACTACGGCAAGATTAAAAAAACAACGCCAAGCGGAAAATAAAAAAAGCCTGGAATAA
- the dnaJ gene encoding molecular chaperone DnaJ, which produces MATKRDYYEVLEVSKTATAEEIKKAYRKKAIQFHPDKNPGDATAEEKFKEAAEAYEVLSDQNKRARYDQFGHAGMGGAASGGGFGGGMSMEDIFSQFGDIFGGHFGGFGGFGGFGRPGRRTNRGSDLRVKVKLDLKEILNGVEKKIKVKKYVACSHCNGNGSENGNSVSSCSTCNGSGVVTRVQNTILGQMQTTTTCPSCNGEGKTISKKCAHCNGDGIVLDEEVISIKIPAGVEEGMQLSMSGKGNAARRGGVNGDLLILVEEEEDPNLIRDHNDVIYNLFVSFPTAALGGTVEVPTIEGVAKVKIDPGTQPGKVLRLRNKGLPTINGYGTGDELINVNVYIPENLSDAEKKKIAEMDKSPNFAPSKSARKSVFNKFRKMFD; this is translated from the coding sequence ATGGCAACGAAAAGAGATTATTACGAAGTACTGGAAGTTTCAAAAACGGCTACAGCTGAAGAGATAAAAAAAGCCTATCGCAAAAAAGCCATTCAATTCCACCCCGATAAAAATCCGGGAGATGCTACAGCCGAAGAGAAATTCAAAGAAGCTGCCGAAGCCTACGAAGTACTCAGCGATCAGAACAAGCGTGCCCGTTACGACCAGTTTGGCCACGCAGGAATGGGAGGTGCTGCATCGGGTGGTGGCTTTGGGGGCGGAATGTCGATGGAGGATATTTTCTCTCAGTTTGGCGATATCTTTGGCGGTCATTTTGGCGGATTCGGCGGGTTCGGCGGATTTGGCAGGCCGGGTAGGCGTACCAACCGCGGCTCCGACCTTCGGGTAAAGGTGAAACTAGACCTGAAGGAGATTCTTAATGGGGTTGAAAAGAAGATAAAGGTGAAAAAATATGTGGCCTGTTCGCACTGCAACGGCAACGGTTCGGAAAACGGGAACTCTGTTTCCAGCTGTTCAACCTGTAACGGATCGGGCGTAGTAACGCGCGTTCAGAACACTATTCTCGGACAGATGCAAACCACAACAACCTGTCCTTCCTGCAACGGAGAGGGAAAGACAATTTCCAAGAAATGTGCGCATTGCAACGGTGATGGAATTGTTCTCGACGAGGAAGTGATCTCCATCAAAATCCCAGCAGGTGTGGAAGAAGGAATGCAGCTGTCTATGTCGGGGAAAGGGAATGCAGCCCGTCGAGGAGGCGTTAACGGTGATTTACTTATTTTGGTGGAGGAGGAGGAGGATCCGAACTTGATCCGAGATCACAACGATGTGATATATAACCTCTTTGTGAGTTTCCCAACAGCCGCATTGGGTGGAACGGTTGAGGTTCCCACCATTGAAGGTGTAGCCAAAGTGAAAATCGATCCCGGAACCCAGCCGGGTAAAGTGCTACGCCTGCGTAACAAGGGGCTGCCGACAATAAATGGTTACGGTACCGGTGATGAGCTTATTAACGTGAATGTTTATATTCCTGAAAACCTGAGTGATGCCGAAAAGAAAAAAATAGCAGAGATGGATAAATCGCCCAACTTTGCCCCGTCGAAGTCGGCCAGGAAGAGTGTGTTCAATAAATTCCGGAAAATGTTCGATTAG
- a CDS encoding TonB-dependent receptor, with protein sequence MKKRYILLLCLSTLFIWRQAKGNEPYKTDANIFGHVLDKNTKEHLPYVTVQLKGTTLGTTTDATGHYFLKNLPTGNFTLEVKMIGYKTVTKEVKIIANTTQEIDFEMEEESIPLNAVVVSANRNETNRMLAPSLVSVVDIKMLEATNSKSLAQALNFQPGLRVEDNCQNCGFSQVRINGLEGAYSQILIDSRPIYGALTGVYGLEQIPSNMIDRIEVIRGGGSALFGSSAIGGVINVITKEPSRNSGDIVHMFSSINGKAAENNTMFNASILTENRKAGIMLYGQNRDRQGYDHDGDSFTEMPMLKNRSFGFRSFLKTGLYSKLSIEYHNMHEFRRGGDSLKLQPFQSKITEQLEHYINGGGINYVQNSADMKNKFNLYASAQHTLRKSYYGGGDPVEVIPGSNQNQEVIDNLNNRLGSFGRSTELIHHLGGQYTRSMDHLLFMPAELTAGAEYLNNTLTDVSGYRTHDVDQKTHTASGFLQNEWKDDRWSILLGGRLDKHSLVKSAIFSPRANIRYNPNGKVNFRLSYSEGFRAPQYFDEDLHVDIAGGEHIVRVLSKDLQEERSRSVSGSIDFYHTTDNLQLNALAEGFFTHLKNKITAIDDPEVEGQKLVVNAKGENAKVYGINLEGRMAYGRLLDLQLGVTFQKSLFDQAQEPIEGVGGYREFMRTPDTYGYFVTTWKPATRFSATLSGNYTGRMYVPHVKGEGDPAKDRFASENKIERVNSFFELHTKLSYDIPVLEYSTLQLNAGVQNIFNAYQKDFDTGAGRASDYIYGPSAPRSVFAGIKLTL encoded by the coding sequence ATGAAAAAAAGATACATACTCCTTCTATGCCTATCCACTCTTTTTATATGGAGACAGGCAAAGGGAAACGAACCCTATAAAACTGACGCAAACATCTTCGGACATGTGTTGGACAAAAATACAAAAGAGCACTTGCCGTACGTTACTGTACAGCTGAAAGGCACTACCCTTGGAACAACAACCGATGCAACGGGACACTACTTCCTGAAAAACCTGCCAACGGGCAATTTCACACTCGAAGTAAAAATGATCGGGTATAAAACCGTCACGAAAGAGGTGAAGATCATAGCCAACACCACCCAGGAGATCGATTTCGAGATGGAAGAAGAAAGCATCCCGCTCAACGCCGTGGTTGTGTCGGCCAACCGGAACGAAACCAACCGGATGTTGGCCCCCTCGTTGGTGAGCGTGGTAGATATAAAGATGCTGGAAGCCACCAACTCGAAAAGCCTGGCACAAGCATTGAATTTCCAACCCGGCTTACGCGTGGAAGACAATTGCCAGAACTGTGGTTTCTCACAGGTGAGGATCAATGGCCTTGAGGGGGCTTACTCGCAGATACTCATTGACTCCCGCCCCATTTATGGTGCATTGACCGGTGTTTACGGGCTGGAACAGATTCCCTCCAACATGATCGACCGGATTGAAGTAATTCGCGGGGGAGGGTCCGCACTGTTCGGTTCGTCAGCCATCGGCGGTGTTATTAACGTGATAACGAAAGAACCTTCCCGCAACAGCGGGGATATTGTCCACATGTTCTCATCCATCAACGGGAAAGCTGCGGAAAACAATACAATGTTCAACGCATCGATCCTTACCGAAAACCGGAAAGCGGGAATCATGCTCTACGGGCAAAACCGCGACCGCCAAGGTTATGATCACGACGGTGACAGTTTTACCGAGATGCCCATGCTCAAAAACCGATCGTTTGGCTTCCGGTCGTTCCTGAAAACAGGGCTATACTCCAAACTTTCCATAGAGTACCACAACATGCATGAGTTCCGCCGCGGAGGCGACAGCCTCAAGCTGCAACCGTTCCAGTCAAAAATTACCGAACAACTGGAACACTATATCAACGGAGGAGGCATCAATTATGTGCAAAATTCGGCAGATATGAAAAACAAGTTCAACCTCTACGCTTCGGCTCAGCACACCCTTCGCAAAAGCTATTATGGCGGGGGCGACCCGGTGGAAGTAATACCCGGGTCAAACCAAAACCAGGAAGTGATCGACAACCTGAACAACCGGTTAGGCTCGTTCGGGCGTTCCACCGAATTGATCCATCATCTGGGTGGACAATATACCCGAAGCATGGACCATCTTTTGTTTATGCCTGCCGAGCTGACTGCCGGAGCCGAGTACCTGAACAATACACTGACCGACGTAAGCGGATACCGCACCCACGATGTGGATCAGAAAACCCATACCGCGAGCGGTTTTCTACAAAATGAATGGAAAGACGACAGGTGGAGCATTCTTCTGGGCGGCCGCCTCGACAAGCACTCGCTGGTAAAATCGGCTATTTTCAGTCCCAGGGCAAACATCCGTTATAACCCAAACGGGAAAGTCAACTTCCGCCTGTCGTATAGCGAAGGGTTCCGCGCGCCGCAGTATTTTGATGAAGATCTACACGTAGACATTGCCGGCGGAGAACACATCGTTCGTGTCCTGTCGAAAGACCTGCAAGAAGAGCGTTCACGCAGCGTGAGTGGCTCGATTGACTTTTACCACACCACGGACAACCTCCAGTTAAACGCACTGGCGGAAGGTTTTTTCACGCACTTGAAAAATAAGATTACTGCCATTGACGACCCGGAGGTGGAAGGACAAAAACTGGTGGTAAATGCCAAAGGTGAAAATGCGAAAGTATACGGCATAAACCTGGAAGGAAGAATGGCATACGGCCGCCTGTTGGATCTGCAACTGGGGGTAACGTTTCAGAAAAGTTTGTTTGACCAGGCCCAGGAACCGATAGAAGGTGTAGGCGGGTATCGCGAGTTCATGCGCACTCCCGATACTTACGGGTATTTCGTCACCACGTGGAAACCGGCGACCCGCTTTTCAGCAACGCTTTCGGGAAACTATACCGGGCGGATGTACGTGCCCCACGTGAAAGGGGAAGGCGACCCTGCCAAAGACCGGTTTGCATCGGAAAATAAAATTGAAAGGGTAAACTCTTTTTTTGAGTTGCATACAAAATTGTCTTACGACATTCCCGTTCTCGAGTATTCCACACTGCAATTGAACGCGGGAGTGCAGAACATTTTCAATGCCTATCAAAAAGATT
- a CDS encoding phosphohydrolase, with translation MYPLEIILKYYKPGTRLYDIYISHVSDVTGKALHVAQKHPELAIDVKFLEEAAMLHDIGIFKTRAPNIACEGSLPYICHGYLGRELLTMEGFPRHGMVCERHTGTGLSLEAIIQKKLPVPHRDMRPKSLEEKIICFADKFFSKSQLGKEKPLKKIRESLKNHGTHQVETFDEWCELFL, from the coding sequence ATGTATCCGCTCGAAATTATCCTCAAATATTACAAACCGGGAACAAGGTTATACGACATTTATATATCTCACGTTTCCGATGTAACCGGCAAGGCGCTGCATGTCGCACAAAAGCATCCTGAGCTGGCAATAGATGTGAAATTTCTTGAAGAAGCAGCCATGTTGCACGACATTGGCATATTCAAAACCCGGGCACCGAATATTGCCTGCGAGGGGAGCTTGCCGTACATTTGTCACGGCTATTTAGGCAGGGAATTGCTTACCATGGAAGGGTTTCCCAGACACGGAATGGTGTGTGAACGGCACACAGGGACAGGATTGAGTTTGGAAGCCATCATCCAGAAAAAATTACCTGTTCCGCACAGGGACATGCGTCCTAAAAGCCTGGAGGAAAAAATCATCTGTTTCGCCGATAAATTTTTCTCGAAATCTCAATTGGGAAAAGAGAAACCCTTGAAAAAAATCCGGGAGAGCCTCAAGAACCACGGTACTCATCAGGTAGAGACATTTGATGAGTGGTGCGAGTTGTTTCTGTAA
- a CDS encoding nucleotide exchange factor GrpE translates to MKKNNDYTGPEELYEDDMNLEPAREDKEEVEEQKANVEDNLSDEADPVEELQVKYDDLNDNYLRLHAEFDNFRKRTLKEKADIIKSGGERVLTDMLPFADDFERALQALHTAEDKEAMVEGMDLIYSKFLNFLNQHGVKEIEALGQPFDADKFEAITTVPVQDKSQKGVIIDCVQKGYQLNDKIIRYPKVIVGE, encoded by the coding sequence ATGAAGAAAAATAACGACTATACCGGCCCGGAAGAATTGTACGAAGACGATATGAACCTGGAGCCGGCCCGGGAGGATAAAGAGGAAGTTGAAGAACAGAAGGCCAATGTTGAAGACAATTTGTCAGATGAGGCCGACCCTGTAGAAGAACTACAGGTGAAATACGATGACTTGAATGATAACTATTTACGCCTTCATGCCGAGTTCGATAATTTCCGCAAGCGGACCCTGAAGGAAAAGGCCGACATTATCAAAAGCGGGGGAGAACGTGTACTTACGGACATGCTTCCTTTTGCCGATGATTTCGAACGTGCACTGCAAGCACTTCATACGGCGGAAGACAAGGAGGCTATGGTGGAAGGAATGGATTTGATTTATTCGAAATTTCTGAATTTCCTGAATCAACACGGTGTAAAAGAAATTGAGGCCCTTGGACAGCCTTTTGATGCCGACAAGTTTGAAGCTATAACAACTGTCCCTGTTCAGGATAAATCGCAAAAAGGAGTGATCATCGATTGCGTGCAAAAAGGTTATCAGCTGAACGATAAAATTATCCGTTATCCGAAGGTAATTGTGGGGGAATAA